One genomic segment of Pseudomonas chlororaphis subsp. aurantiaca includes these proteins:
- a CDS encoding AraC family transcriptional regulator — protein sequence MNTPAQPTVALATRSYSGQVELHDHDFPQIVLPQSGAMEIEVEGRGGKVDASQGVVIAPGARHAFLAERRNTFLVLDLDGPGNEAPLADTRFFAIDPQIRHLLGYASHSGALLSSCSQVASAWSALLLACLARPTPSAPQRQALARALAYIEQHLGSPLSAHAIAQAAGVSERSLYLLFERDMHSTPFAYISTLRLDRAIDLLGRTLLPISEIAQRVGYADQSALTHALKKARNQTPAALRKAARDTQAQAATRVRQA from the coding sequence ATGAACACTCCAGCCCAACCCACTGTCGCCCTGGCGACGCGTTCGTATTCCGGGCAGGTCGAGCTGCACGATCACGATTTTCCGCAGATCGTGCTGCCGCAGTCGGGGGCGATGGAGATCGAGGTGGAGGGCCGCGGCGGCAAGGTCGACGCCAGCCAGGGCGTGGTGATTGCCCCGGGCGCCCGGCATGCGTTCCTGGCCGAGCGCCGCAATACCTTTCTGGTGCTCGACCTGGATGGCCCCGGCAACGAGGCACCTCTGGCCGATACCCGCTTCTTCGCCATCGACCCGCAGATCCGCCATCTGCTCGGCTATGCCAGCCACAGCGGCGCCTTGCTCAGCTCTTGCAGCCAGGTCGCCAGCGCCTGGAGCGCCCTGCTGCTGGCCTGCCTGGCCCGCCCGACACCAAGCGCGCCGCAGCGCCAGGCGCTGGCGCGGGCCCTGGCCTATATCGAGCAGCACCTGGGCAGCCCGCTGAGCGCCCACGCCATCGCCCAGGCCGCGGGGGTCAGCGAGCGCAGCCTGTACCTGCTGTTCGAGCGGGACATGCACAGCACGCCTTTCGCCTACATTTCGACCCTGCGCCTGGACCGTGCCATCGACCTGCTCGGCCGTACCCTGCTGCCCATCAGCGAGATCGCCCAGCGGGTCGGCTACGCCGATCAGAGTGCCCTGACCCACGCCTTGAAGAAGGCGCGCAACCAGACCCCGGCGGCCCTGCGCAAGGCCGCTCGCGACACCCAGGCGCAGGCTGCGACAAGAGTTCGGCAGGCCTGA
- the yddG gene encoding aromatic amino acid exporter YddG: MTVIHSTRLAPSRSGAATAIGVIAVFLWSCLALLTTLTAGIPPFQLLALSFAVACGASLVLLGLRGRAGFRGWRQPWPVWALGFGGIFAYHALYFFALKAAPAAEASLIAYLWPLLIVLLAARAGGEPLRGRQLSGALLGLAGTAFIMQQRASSQVGAMPVAGYLAAFGCALVWSGYSVLNRRFSSVPSSLIGGICGLVALAGLLCHLMFETPAQPDLKQWLAIIGLGLGPVGLAFFAWDHATKHGNLATLGALSYLAPLISTLLLIVIGQSPASAWLLVPALLIIAGAVLATSGGRSLQG, translated from the coding sequence ATGACTGTAATCCACTCAACCCGCCTCGCCCCCTCCCGCAGCGGCGCCGCCACCGCCATCGGCGTGATCGCGGTGTTCCTCTGGTCATGCCTGGCGCTGCTGACCACCCTCACCGCCGGCATTCCCCCCTTCCAGTTGCTGGCCTTGAGCTTCGCCGTGGCCTGCGGCGCCAGCCTGGTATTGCTCGGCCTGCGGGGGCGCGCCGGTTTTCGTGGCTGGCGCCAGCCCTGGCCGGTCTGGGCCCTGGGGTTCGGCGGGATCTTTGCCTACCACGCGCTGTATTTCTTCGCCCTGAAAGCCGCGCCGGCCGCCGAGGCCAGCCTGATCGCCTACCTCTGGCCGTTGCTGATCGTGTTACTGGCGGCCCGGGCCGGCGGCGAACCGCTGCGCGGCCGGCAACTGAGCGGCGCCTTGCTGGGGCTGGCCGGCACCGCGTTCATCATGCAGCAGCGCGCTTCCAGCCAGGTCGGCGCGATGCCGGTGGCGGGTTACCTGGCGGCGTTCGGCTGCGCCCTGGTGTGGTCCGGCTACTCGGTGCTCAACCGCCGTTTCAGCAGCGTGCCCAGCAGCCTGATCGGCGGCATCTGCGGGCTGGTGGCGCTGGCCGGGCTGCTTTGCCACCTGATGTTCGAAACCCCGGCGCAACCAGACCTCAAGCAATGGCTGGCGATCATCGGCCTGGGGCTGGGCCCGGTCGGCCTGGCCTTTTTCGCCTGGGACCACGCCACCAAACACGGCAACCTGGCCACGCTCGGCGCGCTGTCGTACCTGGCGCCGCTGATCTCCACCCTGCTGCTGATCGTCATCGGGCAAAGCCCGGCCAGTGCGTGGCTGCTGGTGCCGGCGCTGTTGATCATCGCCGGGGCGGTGCTGGCGACTTCGGGGGGGCGTTCCCTCCAGGGTTGA
- a CDS encoding alpha/beta hydrolase, which produces MFKFLALLLLSVCATVQAQTALHDDLPLLYLEQAPADSRDRPLVIFLHGYGSNEEDLFGLKDGLPADYTYLSVRAPQTLEEGSYQWFHKQGEGAYDGVTAELADGAKLIDAFVRQAVAKYHTRADRVFLVGFSQGAIMSYELGLRHPQAVRGIAALSGKILPVLRSQLKSGAGLERLAIFIAHGTADMRLPYSDGSEADSLLRGLGLAPQFHAYPGIGHTISDTELQDLNRWLLSLNP; this is translated from the coding sequence ATGTTCAAGTTCCTGGCCCTGTTGCTGCTAAGTGTTTGCGCCACCGTCCAGGCGCAGACGGCGCTGCACGACGACCTGCCGCTGCTCTATCTGGAACAGGCCCCGGCCGACTCCCGCGATCGACCCCTGGTGATTTTTCTCCACGGCTACGGCAGCAACGAAGAGGATCTGTTCGGCCTCAAGGACGGGTTGCCGGCGGATTACACCTACCTTTCGGTACGGGCACCGCAAACCCTGGAAGAGGGCAGTTACCAGTGGTTTCACAAGCAGGGTGAAGGGGCTTATGACGGGGTGACCGCCGAGCTGGCCGACGGTGCGAAGCTGATCGACGCGTTCGTCCGGCAGGCGGTCGCCAAGTACCACACCCGCGCCGACCGGGTGTTCCTGGTGGGCTTCAGCCAGGGCGCGATCATGTCCTACGAGCTGGGCCTGCGCCATCCCCAGGCGGTCCGCGGGATTGCCGCCCTGAGCGGGAAGATCCTGCCGGTGCTGCGCTCGCAGCTCAAGAGCGGCGCGGGCCTGGAGCGGCTGGCGATCTTCATCGCCCATGGCACCGCGGATATGCGCCTACCTTACAGCGACGGCTCCGAGGCCGACAGCCTGTTGCGCGGGCTGGGCCTGGCTCCGCAATTCCATGCCTACCCGGGCATCGGCCATACCATCAGCGACACCGAGCTCCAGGACCTGAACCGCTGGTTGCTCAGCCTCAACCCTTGA